One genomic region from Limibacillus halophilus encodes:
- the bamA gene encoding outer membrane protein assembly factor BamA: MTKGEILRIARAIAKRLSFLALALMLLHTEAGNAQSLLEGGTIEEIRIEGSLRIDPRTIRSYMTVDPGDPFDAIALNETLKRLFETGFFADVALRREADSLVVVVEEHPTINRIAFEGNDRIDDETLQSEVELQPSRVFTRSKAQSDSDRIRDLYRRQGRFAATVEPNIIRLEQNRVDLVFEIDEGPKTTISAINFIGNKAFSDGSLRSEVLSDEYSFWNFLTTTDTYDPDRLQFDEQLLSDFYKDEGYADFKVLSTSAELTPERDSFIITFVLQEGERYRYGSIDVATTLRNLDVEAVQEAILTEEGEWYSAKEVSDTVSNLSDQVGTLGFAFVDITPRVERDLENKLINLVYEINEGPKVFVERIDISGNTRTLDRVIRREFQVVEGDAFNATKIRRSRDRIRNLGFFETVEVDSQPGTTPDRTVIDVEVTEQSTGEFSFGAGFSTSLGPIGQVGVRERNLLGKGQDLQINLLIAGSRSQIDLSFTEPYFLDRNLAAGFDLFRVTTQQDESSFDEERTGGGVRAGYNLSNDLRQLWDYTLTVRKITDVDSTASTAIKAEEGETVKSSLEHSLRYSTISNRLSPTDGVNVTFATELAGLGGTEYFVKNRVDANYYIPAAEDVVIRLGAQAGNITSLHDDTSVSDRFFVGGATFRGFAIGGVGPRDTNTDDSLGAENFAVGTIEATFPLGLPESIGIKGRLFTDFGTAFDTPSITGANIADESSLRASVGFGFSWSSPLGPLAIDFGFPVVKEDFDDTSILYFSLGTQF; encoded by the coding sequence ATGACGAAGGGGGAAATCTTGCGGATCGCTCGAGCTATCGCCAAGAGACTTTCATTTCTTGCTCTTGCGCTGATGCTTTTGCATACAGAAGCGGGTAATGCGCAATCGTTGCTAGAAGGCGGCACGATTGAGGAAATTCGCATTGAAGGATCGCTGCGAATAGATCCCAGAACTATCCGCTCCTACATGACGGTGGATCCCGGTGATCCATTCGATGCGATTGCGTTAAATGAAACGCTGAAACGCCTGTTCGAGACTGGCTTCTTCGCCGACGTGGCTTTGCGCCGCGAGGCTGATTCGTTAGTCGTGGTAGTCGAAGAACACCCGACCATCAATCGTATCGCCTTCGAAGGTAATGACAGGATTGATGATGAGACCTTGCAGTCGGAAGTCGAGCTGCAGCCAAGCCGGGTCTTTACACGTTCCAAAGCACAGAGCGATTCGGATCGTATTCGTGACCTTTATCGGCGTCAGGGACGATTTGCCGCGACGGTTGAGCCCAATATCATTCGGTTGGAGCAAAATCGCGTCGATCTCGTTTTTGAGATCGACGAAGGGCCCAAGACAACAATCAGCGCCATTAACTTCATCGGTAACAAAGCATTCTCGGACGGTTCGCTGCGTTCGGAGGTTCTGTCCGATGAGTACAGTTTCTGGAATTTTCTGACGACGACAGATACCTATGATCCGGATCGTCTCCAGTTTGATGAACAGTTGCTTTCAGACTTCTACAAGGACGAAGGATACGCCGACTTTAAAGTACTCTCGACGTCTGCCGAACTGACGCCGGAGCGCGACAGCTTCATCATTACTTTCGTTTTGCAAGAAGGCGAAAGGTATCGCTATGGCAGCATTGATGTCGCGACGACTCTTCGCAATCTAGATGTCGAGGCTGTACAGGAAGCTATCCTCACAGAAGAAGGCGAATGGTATAGCGCCAAAGAAGTCAGCGATACGGTCAGCAACCTATCAGATCAGGTGGGGACGTTAGGATTTGCCTTCGTCGATATCACACCGCGCGTCGAACGCGATCTTGAGAACAAGCTGATCAATCTTGTTTACGAGATCAACGAGGGTCCAAAGGTTTTTGTCGAGCGTATCGACATATCCGGCAACACCCGGACACTTGACCGCGTAATCCGGCGTGAGTTTCAGGTCGTAGAAGGCGATGCCTTCAACGCGACAAAAATTCGTCGGTCCCGTGACCGGATTCGCAACCTCGGATTCTTTGAGACGGTAGAGGTGGATTCTCAGCCGGGAACAACACCGGATCGCACCGTCATTGATGTGGAAGTTACGGAGCAGTCCACCGGGGAGTTTAGTTTTGGCGCTGGATTTTCAACGTCGCTCGGTCCCATTGGTCAGGTTGGCGTTCGTGAACGCAATCTGCTGGGTAAGGGACAAGATTTGCAGATCAACCTTTTGATAGCAGGGTCCCGGTCTCAGATCGACCTGAGCTTCACGGAGCCTTACTTCCTGGATCGTAACTTGGCTGCGGGCTTCGATTTGTTCCGGGTCACGACCCAGCAAGACGAAAGCTCTTTTGACGAAGAGCGCACGGGCGGCGGTGTGCGCGCGGGTTATAATTTAAGCAACGATTTGCGCCAGCTTTGGGACTACACGCTGACGGTTCGCAAAATTACCGACGTCGATTCCACAGCTTCCACGGCCATCAAGGCGGAAGAAGGAGAGACAGTAAAATCTTCGTTGGAGCACAGCCTGCGTTATTCGACGATCAGCAATCGGCTTTCACCAACCGATGGCGTCAACGTCACGTTTGCAACCGAGTTGGCGGGCCTAGGTGGCACGGAGTATTTCGTCAAGAATCGGGTTGATGCGAACTACTATATTCCGGCTGCGGAAGATGTAGTGATCCGTCTTGGTGCCCAAGCGGGTAACATTACCTCATTGCATGATGATACGAGCGTCAGCGATCGTTTCTTTGTTGGTGGTGCAACGTTCCGTGGCTTTGCGATCGGTGGCGTCGGTCCGCGTGACACCAATACCGATGATTCGCTGGGCGCTGAGAACTTCGCGGTCGGCACGATTGAGGCGACGTTCCCGTTGGGGTTGCCGGAATCGATCGGTATCAAGGGACGGTTATTCACAGACTTCGGCACAGCATTTGATACGCCCAGCATCACAGGCGCAAACATTGCCGATGAGTCCAGTCTTCGTGCGTCCGTTGGATTCGGGTTTTCCTGGTCATCTCCTCTTGGCCCATTGGCGATCGACTTCGGTTTCCCTGTGGTTAAGGAAGATTTCGACGACACCAGCATCCTTTACTTTAGCCTCGGCACGCAGTTTTAG
- a CDS encoding LpxI family protein codes for MESADPTNQKAPGILGILAGSGDLPRQVALEAQRRGYGVLVVAFEGQTDPEAVEGFSHFWTQLGAAGEILARLHSAKVRDVVLVGPIRRPGFSALALDKRARKALMRAGKSVFGDDGLLGGIVRLLEEEEGFRVLGPEQFLARTQPVVVGVLGRHAPDDLARQDIERGLLIARALGRLDVGQSVVVQQGLVLGVEAIEGTDCLLDRVRELKRPGPGGVLIKVAKPQQEMRVDMPTVGPETLRRIIESGLDGVALEAGRTLLLEPEKTIEFADERGCFIVGVTGNEF; via the coding sequence ATGGAATCTGCCGACCCGACTAATCAGAAAGCGCCAGGGATTCTTGGGATCCTAGCAGGCAGCGGCGACCTTCCTCGGCAAGTTGCTCTGGAGGCCCAAAGGCGTGGGTACGGTGTTCTGGTCGTTGCCTTTGAGGGGCAAACCGATCCTGAAGCAGTTGAAGGTTTCAGCCATTTTTGGACGCAACTTGGGGCGGCCGGTGAAATTCTCGCTCGCTTGCATAGCGCCAAGGTGAGAGACGTCGTGTTGGTGGGGCCAATCCGGCGTCCCGGATTTTCTGCTCTTGCACTCGATAAACGTGCCCGCAAAGCGCTGATGAGGGCTGGAAAGTCCGTTTTTGGCGATGATGGGCTTCTCGGCGGAATTGTCCGTCTGTTGGAGGAAGAAGAGGGATTCAGGGTGCTTGGCCCAGAGCAGTTTCTGGCCAGGACCCAGCCGGTTGTTGTCGGTGTCTTAGGGCGCCACGCGCCGGATGATCTTGCGCGACAGGATATTGAGCGCGGCCTTTTAATTGCCAGGGCCTTGGGTCGGCTTGATGTCGGTCAGTCTGTCGTCGTTCAACAGGGCCTGGTTTTGGGTGTCGAGGCAATCGAGGGGACGGATTGCCTGTTGGATCGGGTGAGGGAGCTTAAAAGGCCCGGTCCTGGGGGGGTGCTGATCAAAGTCGCTAAGCCACAGCAGGAGATGCGCGTTGATATGCCCACGGTTGGTCCTGAAACCTTGCGTAGGATCATTGAAAGTGGCCTGGACGGCGTCGCGTTGGAAGCGGGACGGACACTGCTCTTGGAGCCGGAGAAGACGATTGAGTTTGCGGACGAGAGAGGTTGCTTCATAGTCGGTGTAACAGGCAATGAATTCTGA
- the lpxB gene encoding lipid-A-disaccharide synthase: MNSDTVKVFVFAGEPSGDQLGAAVMKDLAGKLNGRILFAGVGGPAMEDQGLQSLFPMHDLSVMGLVEVLGHLPRLTRRMQETIDAAVSFQPDLFLSIDSPSFSLRVAERLRKRHPDGSLPLVHLVAPSVWAWKAWRAKAMAGYLDHLLTLLPFEPPYFQRHGLPATFVGHPAAHLSADAPTKAAAMRTLGLAEEPNFPVLCLLPGSRRMEIARLLPLFKQTLGFVLPEVANLKVLLPTVPAVSSHVREEVAKWPWQVTVLDGDQLKRAAFTISDVALAASGTVAVELAAAKVPAIITYKVNAVSAFFARRMLKVRYVSLVNLIMEREIQPEFIQDRARPDLLASAILQYLGDGSACARQIAALEPALALMQGPTGNPAGLAGEVLQKLLGESVEKKRLHIG; the protein is encoded by the coding sequence ATGAATTCTGACACGGTAAAGGTCTTTGTGTTCGCGGGTGAGCCTTCCGGCGACCAGTTAGGCGCTGCCGTAATGAAGGATCTTGCCGGCAAACTTAACGGGCGGATTCTATTCGCCGGTGTTGGGGGGCCGGCTATGGAGGATCAGGGTCTTCAAAGCCTGTTCCCAATGCATGATCTATCCGTGATGGGGTTGGTAGAAGTACTGGGTCATCTGCCGCGCTTGACCCGGAGAATGCAAGAAACCATCGATGCAGCGGTCTCTTTCCAGCCGGATTTATTCCTTTCGATAGATAGTCCATCCTTTTCGTTGCGCGTCGCAGAACGGCTAAGGAAAAGGCACCCAGATGGTTCGTTGCCCCTTGTTCATCTAGTTGCGCCCAGCGTATGGGCGTGGAAAGCATGGCGAGCGAAGGCGATGGCGGGGTACCTTGATCATCTCCTGACGCTCCTTCCCTTTGAGCCGCCCTACTTTCAACGTCATGGACTGCCTGCCACTTTCGTCGGGCACCCTGCGGCACATCTATCGGCGGATGCGCCAACCAAAGCCGCGGCAATGCGAACGCTTGGTTTGGCAGAAGAGCCGAATTTCCCGGTTCTATGCTTGCTACCCGGCAGCCGCCGAATGGAGATCGCGCGGCTCCTTCCTTTGTTCAAACAAACCCTTGGGTTTGTATTGCCAGAAGTGGCAAATCTGAAGGTTCTATTGCCGACAGTTCCGGCCGTTTCGAGCCACGTCCGTGAGGAGGTTGCAAAATGGCCCTGGCAGGTGACCGTGCTCGATGGGGACCAATTGAAGCGGGCAGCTTTTACCATCAGCGACGTGGCCCTGGCGGCGTCCGGTACCGTTGCTGTTGAACTGGCTGCGGCTAAAGTGCCGGCGATCATAACTTACAAAGTAAATGCAGTTTCGGCGTTCTTTGCTCGCCGAATGCTGAAGGTTCGTTATGTAAGCCTGGTTAATTTGATAATGGAGCGCGAAATACAGCCCGAGTTTATACAAGATCGTGCCCGGCCGGATCTCCTTGCTTCAGCAATCCTACAATACCTTGGCGACGGATCCGCCTGTGCACGCCAGATCGCAGCACTGGAACCGGCGCTCGCCCTGATGCAAGGTCCAACGGGAAACCCGGCGGGGCTTGCCGGTGAGGTATTGCAGAAACTGCTGGGCGAATCGGTAGAAAAAAAGCGGCTTCACATTGGATGA
- the gltX gene encoding glutamate--tRNA ligase gives MTIVTRFAPSPTGFLHIGGARTALFNWLYARHHGGTFRLRIEDTDRQRSTPEAIAAILEGLQWLGLDWDEDVVYQFERAGRHAAVVEELLAKGLAYRCYASPEELDAMRSEQRAKGLPVRYDGRWRDRDPADAPAGVQPVIRLKAPQEGETVIEDHVQGAVTVMNAQLDDMVMLRADGTPTYMLSVVVDDHDMGITHVIRGDDHLTNAFRQTQLYRAMGWQVPAFAHIPLIHGPDGAKLSKRHGALGVEAYRDLGYLPEAMRNYLLRLGWGHGDDEIITTEQAVAWFELGAVGRSASRFDFAKLDSLNAHYLKNSDDHRLVSLIAPRLEKTLGATLSQDDNERLIKGMNGLKQRAKNLNHLAETALFYVKRPDSLSQKAGKILDHQGKSTIEELLPLLEDLKAWSEEACESTVKAYADSHDMKLGNVAQPLRAALTGTNVSPGIFEVMAILGRDETLLRLREIPTIVLADERAVN, from the coding sequence ATGACCATTGTAACCCGCTTCGCACCCTCACCCACCGGATTCCTTCACATTGGTGGCGCACGCACAGCTTTGTTTAACTGGTTGTATGCCCGCCACCATGGTGGAACGTTTCGCCTTCGCATCGAAGACACCGATCGGCAACGATCCACGCCGGAGGCGATCGCAGCAATCCTTGAGGGTTTACAGTGGCTAGGTCTCGATTGGGACGAAGATGTTGTCTACCAGTTCGAGCGCGCCGGTCGCCATGCAGCGGTTGTGGAGGAACTCCTTGCAAAGGGATTAGCCTATCGCTGCTATGCCTCGCCGGAAGAGTTGGACGCCATGCGAAGCGAGCAGCGGGCCAAGGGACTACCAGTCCGCTATGACGGCCGCTGGCGTGATCGGGACCCCGCCGATGCACCCGCAGGGGTGCAACCTGTCATTCGTCTAAAGGCGCCACAAGAGGGCGAAACCGTGATTGAGGACCACGTCCAAGGCGCTGTGACGGTCATGAACGCCCAACTTGATGACATGGTGATGCTGCGCGCCGACGGAACGCCGACCTACATGCTGTCTGTCGTGGTGGATGACCATGATATGGGAATCACTCATGTTATCCGTGGGGATGACCATCTGACCAATGCCTTCAGGCAAACGCAGCTTTACCGAGCGATGGGTTGGCAGGTTCCTGCTTTTGCGCACATTCCCCTCATACACGGCCCTGATGGCGCAAAACTTTCCAAACGACACGGCGCGCTCGGGGTCGAAGCCTATCGCGACCTGGGGTACCTGCCCGAGGCCATGCGGAACTACCTGCTGCGTTTGGGTTGGGGCCATGGCGATGACGAGATCATCACTACTGAACAGGCTGTGGCTTGGTTTGAATTAGGCGCCGTTGGCCGCTCGGCTTCAAGGTTCGATTTCGCAAAACTCGATAGCTTGAATGCGCACTACCTAAAGAACAGCGACGATCACAGGCTTGTAAGTTTGATTGCCCCACGGCTTGAGAAAACACTGGGTGCGACGCTAAGCCAGGATGACAACGAGCGTTTGATTAAAGGTATGAACGGACTCAAGCAGCGAGCAAAGAATCTGAACCATCTCGCAGAGACGGCGCTTTTCTACGTGAAGCGGCCGGACAGCCTCTCACAAAAGGCAGGGAAAATTCTCGACCATCAGGGTAAATCCACGATAGAGGAGCTCTTGCCACTGCTGGAAGACTTGAAAGCATGGAGCGAAGAGGCTTGCGAGAGCACAGTGAAAGCCTATGCCGACTCACACGATATGAAGCTTGGTAACGTTGCCCAACCGTTGCGTGCCGCGCTGACCGGAACAAACGTATCGCCAGGTATTTTCGAGGTCATGGCGATTCTAGGGCGCGATGAAACCCTGCTGCGCTTGCGAGAGATACCGACGATTGTTCTGGCTGATGAACGCGCTGTGAATTGA
- a CDS encoding OmpH family outer membrane protein → MKRLLLSALLLLSLTTGSTFGADKTSGDTTGSSPSYLVADLQQILREASAVRALQVEMEQRRRALQVRIREQEEELRDDERLLVERRSSLTNDEFAAERATFEAKVASVQKSIQGSKLDLDRLYANAMAGIQESLIVVIRQIAEERNADLVLSKSTVVIVRPALEITDEALGRLNKSLPAVTLPE, encoded by the coding sequence GTGAAACGCCTGCTTCTTAGCGCTCTTTTGTTGCTGTCTCTGACGACAGGGAGCACCTTTGGGGCTGACAAGACATCAGGAGACACCACGGGCAGCAGTCCTAGCTACCTGGTTGCCGACCTGCAGCAGATTTTACGAGAAGCTTCGGCCGTTCGAGCGCTTCAGGTTGAAATGGAACAACGCAGGCGAGCGTTACAGGTTCGGATCCGTGAGCAGGAAGAAGAACTTCGGGACGATGAAAGGCTTTTGGTGGAACGCCGCAGTTCGTTGACGAACGATGAGTTCGCAGCAGAGCGGGCAACATTCGAGGCGAAAGTGGCCTCGGTTCAGAAGAGTATCCAGGGATCGAAGCTTGATTTGGACCGGCTCTATGCTAACGCCATGGCTGGTATTCAGGAATCTCTGATTGTCGTTATTCGCCAAATCGCTGAAGAACGAAATGCCGACTTGGTATTATCGAAATCCACCGTTGTGATCGTGCGTCCAGCATTGGAAATCACGGACGAAGCTTTAGGTCGTTTGAACAAATCTCTTCCTGCTGTAACCTTGCCTGAGTAA
- the fabZ gene encoding 3-hydroxyacyl-ACP dehydratase FabZ: protein MVGNPLGARADKGNVDILGIMEMIPHRYPFLMIDRVVEIQPDVSAVGIKNVTINEPYFAGHFPRQPVMPGVLLVEAMAQTAAVLVVETLEGEAAGKLVYFMTIANARFRKPVVPGDQVRILVRKTKNRGNVWRFKGEAQVEGRNVAEAEFSAMIMDH, encoded by the coding sequence ATGGTCGGAAACCCATTGGGAGCGCGTGCAGATAAAGGGAACGTGGATATTTTAGGAATCATGGAAATGATTCCGCATCGTTATCCATTTTTGATGATCGACCGGGTCGTTGAGATTCAACCAGACGTATCTGCCGTGGGGATAAAGAATGTAACAATAAACGAGCCCTACTTTGCGGGGCACTTTCCACGTCAACCTGTAATGCCGGGTGTCCTTTTGGTAGAGGCGATGGCCCAAACGGCTGCCGTACTGGTGGTGGAGACCTTGGAGGGAGAGGCAGCTGGCAAGCTGGTTTATTTTATGACGATTGCCAACGCTCGTTTTCGCAAGCCCGTCGTGCCTGGTGATCAGGTCCGGATTCTGGTCCGTAAGACTAAGAACCGTGGCAACGTTTGGCGTTTCAAAGGCGAGGCTCAGGTAGAAGGGCGGAATGTGGCTGAAGCCGAGTTTTCGGCGATGATTATGGATCATTGA
- a CDS encoding citrate synthase, whose protein sequence is MTEKKHMTLTDNSSGKSWDLPVMEGTLGPSVVDVRKLYGDTEHFTFDPGFTSTGSCESKITYIDGDEGILLHRGYRIEDLAEHSDFMDVSYLLLHGELPSRSEKLAFEKAITYHTMVHEQLNYFFRGFRRDAHPMAIMVGVVGALSSFYHDSTDIGDPHQRMIASHRLIAKMPTIAAWAYKYSVGQPFMYPRNSLNYAENFLQMTFGVPAEEYKVSPTLARAMDRIFILHADHEQNASTSTVRIAGSSGANPFACIAAGIASLWGPAHGGANEAVLLMLQEIGHKDRIHEFIKRAKDKDDPFRLMGFGHRVYKNYDPRAKVMQKSCHEVLSELGVDDPLLELAMELEKIALEDDYFVSKKLFPNVDFYSGIILKAMGFPTTMFTVLFALARTVGWVAQWKEMIEDPNQRISRPRQLYTGYAERPYKPIDKR, encoded by the coding sequence ATGACAGAAAAAAAACATATGACCCTCACCGACAATTCCAGCGGCAAGAGCTGGGACCTCCCGGTTATGGAAGGAACTCTTGGGCCGAGCGTGGTCGACGTACGCAAGCTCTATGGCGACACCGAACACTTCACATTCGACCCGGGATTTACCTCAACCGGTAGCTGTGAATCCAAGATTACCTATATCGATGGCGACGAAGGCATACTGCTGCACCGCGGTTACCGGATCGAAGATCTTGCCGAACACAGTGATTTCATGGATGTTTCCTACCTGTTGTTGCATGGCGAGCTTCCCTCCCGTTCTGAGAAGCTGGCGTTCGAAAAAGCCATCACTTATCACACGATGGTTCACGAACAGCTCAACTATTTCTTTCGGGGGTTCCGTCGAGACGCGCACCCGATGGCCATCATGGTTGGGGTCGTCGGCGCCCTCTCATCCTTCTATCACGACAGCACGGACATTGGTGACCCACACCAGCGGATGATCGCCAGCCATCGCCTGATTGCCAAAATGCCGACCATTGCCGCCTGGGCGTACAAGTATTCGGTCGGCCAGCCTTTTATGTATCCGCGGAACAGCCTCAACTACGCCGAGAACTTCCTGCAAATGACTTTCGGGGTCCCTGCTGAGGAATACAAAGTCAGCCCCACGCTTGCTCGGGCCATGGACCGTATTTTCATCCTTCATGCAGACCACGAGCAGAATGCTTCGACTTCCACGGTTCGGATCGCTGGCTCTTCGGGCGCCAATCCCTTTGCCTGCATTGCAGCAGGCATAGCGTCTCTCTGGGGACCGGCGCATGGTGGAGCAAACGAGGCCGTTCTACTGATGCTCCAGGAGATTGGTCATAAGGACCGCATCCACGAGTTCATCAAGCGCGCAAAAGACAAGGATGACCCCTTCCGGCTGATGGGTTTTGGCCACCGGGTCTACAAGAACTACGATCCACGCGCCAAGGTAATGCAGAAATCCTGCCATGAGGTTCTTTCGGAGCTGGGCGTTGACGACCCGCTTTTAGAACTCGCCATGGAGTTGGAGAAGATCGCACTGGAAGACGATTATTTCGTCTCGAAGAAACTCTTCCCGAACGTTGACTTCTATTCGGGCATCATTCTTAAGGCGATGGGATTCCCCACGACCATGTTCACTGTCCTCTTTGCGCTCGCCCGCACTGTCGGATGGGTCGCCCAGTGGAAGGAAATGATTGAAGATCCCAACCAGAGAATCAGCCGCCCTCGGCAGCTCTATACGGGCTACGCCGAACGGCCCTACAAACCAATCGACAAACGATAA
- the lpxD gene encoding UDP-3-O-(3-hydroxymyristoyl)glucosamine N-acyltransferase, whose protein sequence is MPDPRFFDRRGPFALAELAEITQGELVGDEALLIHDVAPIARAAKGELTFLDNKRYSAMLATSAASACVLTPQQGERAPAGMAKILTARPYHAYAKIAAHFYPEPPVVPGRHHTAVIHEGAIVGEGCSIGPYVVVEEGVEIGEGCEIGPYCYFGRSVVIGSACRIGASVSISHSIVGERVTIHPGARIGQRGFGFATGADGFLDIPQLGRVLIQDDCEIGANVTIDRGAGPDTVVGANTKIDNLVQLGHNVDIGRNCILVAQSGVAGSTKLGNFVSLGAQAGVAGHLEMGDGATLAAKSGLMADVPAGQTVGGLPAMPLREYFKLVALWKRQLRGKDK, encoded by the coding sequence ATGCCAGATCCGCGTTTCTTCGATCGTAGAGGGCCCTTCGCACTCGCTGAACTTGCAGAGATCACGCAAGGCGAGTTGGTGGGCGATGAAGCCTTGTTGATTCACGATGTGGCGCCTATAGCGCGCGCGGCCAAAGGCGAGTTGACCTTCCTGGATAACAAACGTTATTCGGCAATGCTTGCAACCAGCGCAGCATCTGCCTGCGTTCTAACGCCTCAACAAGGCGAGAGGGCCCCAGCGGGAATGGCAAAAATACTGACAGCCCGCCCTTATCATGCCTACGCAAAAATCGCCGCTCACTTCTATCCGGAGCCACCCGTGGTGCCCGGTCGGCATCACACCGCTGTCATTCATGAAGGCGCGATAGTTGGTGAGGGGTGCAGTATCGGGCCCTACGTGGTTGTGGAAGAGGGCGTCGAGATCGGTGAAGGCTGCGAAATAGGCCCTTACTGTTATTTTGGGCGTAGTGTCGTCATCGGCTCGGCATGTCGGATTGGGGCTAGCGTATCCATTTCGCATAGTATTGTTGGTGAGCGGGTTACCATCCACCCCGGCGCGCGAATCGGACAGCGAGGGTTCGGATTTGCGACCGGCGCAGATGGGTTTTTAGATATTCCCCAACTCGGTCGCGTGTTGATCCAAGATGATTGTGAAATCGGCGCCAATGTCACGATTGATCGTGGAGCAGGGCCGGATACAGTCGTCGGCGCAAATACAAAGATCGATAATCTTGTGCAACTTGGGCATAACGTCGACATTGGAAGAAATTGCATCCTGGTCGCTCAATCAGGTGTGGCAGGAAGCACCAAACTTGGTAATTTTGTCTCTCTGGGTGCCCAAGCAGGGGTTGCAGGGCATCTGGAGATGGGGGATGGGGCGACACTGGCCGCTAAGTCTGGTTTGATGGCAGACGTACCGGCAGGTCAGACCGTGGGCGGCCTGCCGGCGATGCCTTTGCGGGAATATTTCAAGCTTGTCGCACTTTGGAAAAGACAATTGCGTGGTAAGGACAAATAG
- the lpxA gene encoding acyl-ACP--UDP-N-acetylglucosamine O-acyltransferase: MAKLHPSSIVEPGATLGDGVEIGPFCHVGSDVVIGDNCRLISHVSIMGRTRIASHCTLYPFSSIGHIPQDLKYAGEPSELVIGERTVIREQVTINTGTLGGGMITSVGADCLLMVGVHVAHDCQIGDRVILANNVTLAGHVHVGEGAVIGGLSAVLQFVRIGKGAMIGGMSGVEQDVIPFGLVKGDRAALVGLNLIGLKRSSMPSQELGQLRSIYDSLFGPIGEPLSERAARLRELAEYGPAGKALIEFVLEPSQHGICRPD, from the coding sequence ATGGCCAAGCTACACCCGTCATCTATCGTGGAGCCCGGTGCGACGCTGGGCGATGGTGTAGAAATTGGCCCGTTTTGCCACGTCGGAAGCGATGTCGTTATTGGTGATAACTGCCGACTGATTAGTCATGTTTCCATTATGGGTCGAACCCGTATTGCTTCGCATTGCACGCTGTACCCGTTTTCCTCAATCGGGCACATACCGCAGGACCTGAAGTATGCGGGCGAACCTTCGGAGTTGGTCATCGGTGAGCGTACGGTGATCCGGGAGCAGGTTACCATCAACACCGGTACCCTTGGTGGCGGAATGATCACAAGTGTGGGCGCCGATTGTTTGCTGATGGTTGGCGTTCATGTTGCGCATGACTGCCAAATTGGTGACCGAGTGATTTTGGCCAACAACGTTACTCTGGCAGGGCATGTGCATGTCGGCGAGGGAGCCGTGATCGGGGGGCTCTCGGCGGTCTTACAGTTTGTCAGGATCGGCAAAGGGGCCATGATTGGCGGGATGTCGGGGGTAGAACAGGACGTCATCCCCTTCGGACTTGTTAAGGGAGACCGGGCGGCCCTAGTCGGCTTGAACTTAATCGGATTGAAACGCAGTTCGATGCCGAGCCAAGAGTTGGGCCAGCTTCGGTCAATTTACGATTCTCTGTTCGGCCCGATAGGGGAGCCATTATCGGAGCGGGCCGCACGTCTACGCGAGCTAGCTGAATACGGTCCGGCGGGGAAGGCCCTGATAGAATTCGTCCTGGAGCCATCGCAGCATGGAATCTGCCGACCCGACTAA